The genomic interval CTCGAGCAAGGACCCGTCGCGTTCCGAGATCTTCCTCGTCGAGGGTGACTCCGCCGGTGGTTCGGCCAAGACCGGCCGCGACCCCGAGACGCAGGCGATCCTGCCGCTGCGCGGCAAGATCCTCAATGTCGAGAAGGCGCGCCTCGACCGCGCACTCGGCAACGCCGAGATCCAGGCGATGATCACCGCGTTCGGCACCGGCATCGGCGAGGATTTCAACGGCGAGAAGGCCCGCTACCACAAGATCGTGCTCATGGCCGATGCCGACGTCGACGGCCAGCACATCACGACCCTGCTGCTCACCCTGCTGTTCCGCTATATGCGACCCCTCATCGAGATGGGTTACGTGTACCTGGCGCAGCCGCCGCTGTACCGCATCAAGTGGACGAACTCCGATCACGAGTACGTGTACTCGGATCGGGAGCGCGACGCACTTCTGGAGTCCGGGCTCGCATCCGGCAAGCGTCTCCAGAAGGAGAACAGCGTGCAGCGTTACAAGGGTCTCGGTGAGATGAACCACCAGGAGCTGTGGGACACCACGATGAACCCGGCATCCCGCACACTCCGCCAGGTGACCCTCGACGATGCGGCGATGGCCGACAGCATCTTCTCGACGCTCATGGGCGACGACGTCGATGCGCGCCGCACCTTCATTCAGCAGAACGCCAAGGACGTCCGCTTCCTCGACATCTAACGCGGATCGATCGCACCCCCACCTGATCCCGATCCGCAGCCATTCAGAAAGAGACCCATGGCAGACGAGACCACGACCGAGCAGCAGCCGGATCACGACCGCATCGAGCAGGTCGACCTGCAGCTCGAGATGCAGCGCAGCTACCTCGACTACGCGATGAGCGTGATCGTCGGGCGCGCCCTGCCCGACGTGCGTGACGGACTCAAGCCCGTGCACCGCCGCGTCATCTACACGATGTACGACGGCGGGTACCGCCCCGACCGCGGGTTCTCCAAGTGCACCCGCATCATCGGCGACGTCATGGGCCAGTTCCACCCGCACGGTGACAGCTCGGTGTACGACGCGCTCGTGCGCCTCGTGCAGCCGTGGTCGCTGCGCTACCCGCTCGCACTCGGGCAGGGCAACTTCGGCTCCCCCGGCAACGACGGCGCCGCGGCCCACCGATACACCGAGACCAAGATGGCGCCCCTCGCCATGGAGATGGTCCGCGACATCGACGAGAACACCGTCGACATGCAGGACAACTACGACGGCCGCACCCGCGAGCCGTCCGTTCTGCCGGCGCGTTTCCCGAACCTGCTCGTCAACGGCTCCGTCGGCATCGCGGTCGGCATGGCCACCAACATCCCGCCGCACAACCTGCGCGAGGTCGCCGCCGGCGCGCTCTGGGCACTCGAGCACCCGGATGCCACGCGCGAGGAGCTGCAGGAAGCGCTCATCGCCCGCATCAAGGGACCGGACTTCCCGACCGGTGCGCAAATCCTCGGCATCAAGGGCATCCAGGATGCGTACCGCACCGGCCGCGGTTCGATCACGATGCGCGCGGTCGTCAACGTCGAGGAGCTGCAGGGCCGCACCTGCCTCGTGGTCACCGAACTGCCGTACCAGGTCAACCCCGATAACCTCGCGGTGAAGATCGCCGACCTCGTCAAGGAAGGCAAGCTCACCGGCATCGCCGATATCCGCGATGAGTCCTCCGGCCGCACCGGTCAGCGCCTCGTCATCATCCTCAAGCGCGACGCGGTCGCACGGGTCGTGCTCAACAACCTGTACAAGCACACCCAGCTTCAGGAGAACTTCGGCGCGAACATGCTCGCCATCGTCGACGGCGTGCCGCGCACCCTGTCGATCGACGGCTTCATCTCGTACTGGATCACGCACCAGATCGAAGTGATCGTGCGGCGCACCCAGTTCCGCCTCGACAAGGCCGAGGCCGACGCCCACATCCAGCGTGGCTACGTGAAGGCGCTCGACGCGCTCGACGAGGTCATCGCCCTCATCCGTCGCTCCCCCGACGTGGAGGAGGCGCGTGCTGGCCTCATCAAGCTGCTCGACATCGACGAGCTGCAGGCCGACGCGATCCTTGCGATGCAGCTGCGTCGCCTCGCCGCGCTCGAACGCAAGAAGATCCAGGACAAGCTCGCCGAGCTCGAGAAGGAGATCGCCGGATACCAGGCGATCCTCGCGAGCGAGGAGCTGCAGCGCGGCATCA from Salinibacterium sp. ZJ70 carries:
- the gyrA gene encoding DNA gyrase subunit A; protein product: MADETTTEQQPDHDRIEQVDLQLEMQRSYLDYAMSVIVGRALPDVRDGLKPVHRRVIYTMYDGGYRPDRGFSKCTRIIGDVMGQFHPHGDSSVYDALVRLVQPWSLRYPLALGQGNFGSPGNDGAAAHRYTETKMAPLAMEMVRDIDENTVDMQDNYDGRTREPSVLPARFPNLLVNGSVGIAVGMATNIPPHNLREVAAGALWALEHPDATREELQEALIARIKGPDFPTGAQILGIKGIQDAYRTGRGSITMRAVVNVEELQGRTCLVVTELPYQVNPDNLAVKIADLVKEGKLTGIADIRDESSGRTGQRLVIILKRDAVARVVLNNLYKHTQLQENFGANMLAIVDGVPRTLSIDGFISYWITHQIEVIVRRTQFRLDKAEADAHIQRGYVKALDALDEVIALIRRSPDVEEARAGLIKLLDIDELQADAILAMQLRRLAALERKKIQDKLAELEKEIAGYQAILASEELQRGIITDELTEITHKFGDDRRTEIMFGFDGDMSVEDLIPEEEMVVTVTRGGYIKRTRSDNYRSQHRGGKGVKGAQLRADDVVEHFFVTTTHHWLLFFTDKGRVYRTKAYELQEAGRDAKGQHVANLLALQPDEQITQILDLRDYEQAPYLVLATRGGYIKKTALSLFDTNRTGGIIAINLNEGDELVSAMLVDETSDILLVSRHGQSLRFTADDTSLRPMGRSTAGVHGMKFRDDDTLLSASVVDRGSDDETLEGDDDAEVNDGPFVFVVTEGGYAKRTAVSQYRVQGRNGFGILVAKLTEARGDLAGALIVEQDDEVLAVLASGKVVRSAVAEVPAKGRNTMGVKFVNLTGDDRIIAIARNSERNLAADADEAAAEDAEGASPETQKDENA